TATGAAGGAGAAGGAACTGATGAAATTCTTTTAAAGTTAACTTCAGATATTTCAGGAATATTAATCACTATTGATTACAACTTATCTCAGGTAGCTTTAGTCCAAGAAATAAAAGTTCTCAATTTAAGTGATCTAGTACTTGCAGTTAGGCCTGAAGTTCAACCAGGTGAAAAATTAAATTTAAAAGTAGTTAGAGAAGGTAAGGAAAACTCACAAGGTATTGCCTATCTTGAAGATGGCACAATGGTAGTTATCGAGGAGGGTCTCCAATGGATCGGTAAAAGGATTGAAGTAGTTGTGACTGGAGCATTACAAACACCGACGGGCCGAATGGTTTTTAGTAAAGCTTCAAATGATCAGCCCCCGAACAAATTTGAAAAAACAAAAGCATCTCAAGGCTAGATCTAGCTAGGCTCGAATCCAAGAAGACTTAACTTCATATGACCGCATCCGCACCGTATTATGGCGATTCTGCCGTAATGAGAACTCCACCTCCTGATTTACCATCGCTTCTTCTGAAAGAAAGGATAGTTTATTTAGGATTACCGCTATTTTCCGATGATGATGCCAAGAGGCAACTCGGAATGGATGTAACTGAGCTAATTATTGCCCAACTTCTTTTTCTGGAATTTGATAATTCAGAAAAACCTATTTATTTTTATATAAACTCCACAGGAACAAGTTGGTACACAGGAGATGCAATCGGATTTGAAACTGAAGCCTTTGCAATCTGCGACACCCTCAGATACGTGAAACCTCCGGTTCATACTATTTGCATAGGTCAAGCAATGGGAACCGCTGCAGTAATTCTTTCGGCCGGTACAAAAGGACAACGAGCAGCATTACCTCATGCATCAATCGTCCTTCATCAGCCTAGAAGTGGGGCTCAAGGCCAAGCAACTGATATTCAAATCAGAGCTAATGAGGTTATTCACAACAAGAAAGCGATGCTAGAAATCCTTAGTCATAACACTGGAAGATCAGTGGATCAATTATCCAAAGACTCAGATCGAATGAGTTATCTGAACCCTCAGGAAGCGGTTGATTATGGGATTATAGATAGAGTTCTTACTAGTAGAAAAGACTTGCCAGGCGAGAAAGTTTTGCCCACATAGCAACATATTTTTCCAAGTTTTTAAATCATTTCCTCAACTACTCAACATTAAAAAGCCATGCCTATAGGTACTCCAAGCGTTCCTTACCGTCTTCCAGGAAGTCAATTTGAAAGATGGGTTGATATATATACAAGACTTGGTGCTGAGAGAATTCTATTTCTTGGTCAAGAAGTGAACGACGGCATAGCAAATAGCCTTGTAGCTCAAATGCTTTATCTTGATTCTGAAGACAGTAGCAAGCCAATTTATTTGTACATCAATAGTCCCGGAGGCTCCGTAACCGCGGGTTTAGCCATCTATGACACGATGAAATATGTAAAAAGTGATGTTGTAACCATTTGTGTTGGGTTGGCGGCCTCAATGGGTGCCTTCTTACTCTCTGCAGGAACAAAAGGCAAAAGGCTTGCTCTTCCGCATAGCAGAATAATGATTCATCAACCACTTGGCGGTACGGCTCAAAGACAAGCGAGTGATATTGAAATTGAAGCACGTGAAATTCTTAGAATAAAAGAAATGCTCAATAAATCGATGGCAGAGATGACAGGTCAAACATATGAAAAGATAGAAAAAGATACTGATCGCGATTACTTTCTAAGCGCGGAAGAAGCAAAAAATTATGGCCTAATCGACAGGGTGATAACCCATCCAAGTGAAAGTTAAGTTAAAAGCATGTTGCTCTTAATTAATTAAATTGTCTTGATAGACAAAAAAATATATCAATGGAAGTGGTTTCAATAGCACTCTATTTCGTAAGCTCAGCCTTAATACAGTTCTGAAATACCCACTCACATGGCAAAACTTTTTTACGACTCGGATGCAGACCTAGGTCTTCTTCAAGATAAAACCGTTGCAATTATTGGCTATGGATCTCAAGGCCACGCGCATGCATTAAATTTAAAAGATAGTGGTATCAAAGTTGTTGTTGGGCTTTATGAAGGAAGTCGCTCAGCCAGCAAAGCAACTTCTGATGGTTTAGAAGTTTTAAGCGTCGCGGAGGCTTCTGAAAGAGCAGATTGGATAATGATACTTTTGCCTGATGAGTTTCAAAAAGATGTTTATTCCAAAGAGATAGCACCTCATTTAAAACCTGGGAAAATACTTAGTTTTGCTCATGGGTTCAATATTCGCTTTGAATTAATTAAACCGCCTGAATTCGTCGATGTAGTAATGATTGCCCCGAAAGGACCAGGTCACACTGTTAGATGGGAGTATCAAAATGGTCAAGGGGTTCCAGCTTTATTTGCTATTGAGCAAGATGCCTCAGGCAATGCAAGATCACTTGCGATGGCATATGCCAAAGGTATTGGCGGAACACGCGCTGGGATCCTAGAAACTAATTTCAAGGAGGAAACCGAAACTGATCTTTTTGGGGAACAAGCGGTTTTATGTGGAGGCCTATCAGAGTTAGTCAAAGCTGGTTTTGAAACTCTTGTTGAAGCAGGTTATCAACCTGAATTGGCCTACTTCGAATGCTTGCATGAAGTCAAACTAATAGTTGACCTCATGGTGAAAGGAGGTCTAACTGCAATGAGGGACTCAATTTCAAATACAGCTGAATATGGAGATTACGTAAGCGGTCCAAGGTTAATAACCAAAGAGACAAAAGAAGAAATGAAAAACATTCTTGCAGATATTCAAGATGGTACTTTTGCTAAAAACTTTGTAAAAGAATGCGAAGCAGGGAAACCTGAGATGAAGAAAATTCGCCAAAAAGATTCAGAACTTCCCATTGAAAAAGTAGGTAAAACACTTCGCTCGATGTTTAGCTGGCTTAAATCAGATTAAAAATCATTTACTTAATCTTTGTTGCAGCTCTTCTTGACTTTTTAATAGGAGATCCAAAAAACTTGCCACACCCAGTCCAATCTATGGGTGTGGTTATTAGTTTTCTGAAAGGATTAGCTGAGAAGATTGGGAAAGAAAATAAATCTAGATTATTTATTGGAGGCTTAATAATTACATTTATAGTCGTATCATTAAGTGGTATATCTGGATGGATTATAGAAAGATTATTTTTATTTTTTGAAATAAAAAATCCTATTTTAAGTACATTATTTTTTTGTTTCATTTTAAGTAGTTCACTGGCGACAAGAAGTCTGAACAAAAGTATTTTAGAAATTCTAAATTCAATAAGAAAAGAAAATTATAGAGATAATCTAAATAATATCAGACAAAAATTAAGTCTTATAGTTGGTAGAGATGTTGAGAATTTAGATACTAATGAGATTCTTAGAGCTTCAGCAGAAACCGCAAGTGAAAATTCTGTAGATGGTATTTTTGCTCCATTATTTTGGATGTTTATAGGAACTATTTTCTGGGAATTCAATCAATCTATGCCTGGGCCATTGGCGATGGCATGGATTTTTAAAGCATCTAGCACTATTGATTCAATGCTTGGATACAAAGAGGGAAAATTAAAGTGGATTGGTTTTACTGGTGCAAAACTGGATGATCTAATGGTATGGATTCCTTCAAGGATTGTATTAATTACCCTTCCTTTTTGCTGTAAAACAAACACGTCCATTTTAAAAACTATAAGTAATTCCTGGAAGGAAGGTATTGTTGATTCTTCACCAAATTCAGGGATTTCTGAAGCAATATTTGCTTATTGTGCTGAAGTAAGAATGGGCGGAGTAAATTATTACAAAGGGGTAAAAGTAATAAAGCCTATAGTTGCAATGTCCTATCCAATAGCAAGTATAGATTCTGTCAAAAGGATACTTAATTTAAGTCTTAGGCTACAAATCGTTTGGATAATAGTTTTTACATTAATAATTAAATTTATTAATTTATAAATCAATAAGCACCTCTATCCATAGGAAAGATCAATACTCCTAATGTAAGAATGATGATTTCCAAATCAAGTATAAAATTTCTATTTCTTGCATAGGCTAAATCTAATTCAATCCTTTTTTTATAACTAAGGTTGTTTCTACCACTAACTTGCCATAAGCCAGTGAGTCCTGGTCTAACAGAAATAACTTCTTCCATGAAAAGACTGTATTTGTTTA
This is a stretch of genomic DNA from Prochlorococcus marinus str. MIT 0912. It encodes these proteins:
- the ilvC gene encoding ketol-acid reductoisomerase, giving the protein MAKLFYDSDADLGLLQDKTVAIIGYGSQGHAHALNLKDSGIKVVVGLYEGSRSASKATSDGLEVLSVAEASERADWIMILLPDEFQKDVYSKEIAPHLKPGKILSFAHGFNIRFELIKPPEFVDVVMIAPKGPGHTVRWEYQNGQGVPALFAIEQDASGNARSLAMAYAKGIGGTRAGILETNFKEETETDLFGEQAVLCGGLSELVKAGFETLVEAGYQPELAYFECLHEVKLIVDLMVKGGLTAMRDSISNTAEYGDYVSGPRLITKETKEEMKNILADIQDGTFAKNFVKECEAGKPEMKKIRQKDSELPIEKVGKTLRSMFSWLKSD
- a CDS encoding ATP-dependent Clp protease proteolytic subunit; the protein is MTASAPYYGDSAVMRTPPPDLPSLLLKERIVYLGLPLFSDDDAKRQLGMDVTELIIAQLLFLEFDNSEKPIYFYINSTGTSWYTGDAIGFETEAFAICDTLRYVKPPVHTICIGQAMGTAAVILSAGTKGQRAALPHASIVLHQPRSGAQGQATDIQIRANEVIHNKKAMLEILSHNTGRSVDQLSKDSDRMSYLNPQEAVDYGIIDRVLTSRKDLPGEKVLPT
- the cbiB gene encoding adenosylcobinamide-phosphate synthase CbiB — encoded protein: MFVAALLDFLIGDPKNLPHPVQSMGVVISFLKGLAEKIGKENKSRLFIGGLIITFIVVSLSGISGWIIERLFLFFEIKNPILSTLFFCFILSSSLATRSLNKSILEILNSIRKENYRDNLNNIRQKLSLIVGRDVENLDTNEILRASAETASENSVDGIFAPLFWMFIGTIFWEFNQSMPGPLAMAWIFKASSTIDSMLGYKEGKLKWIGFTGAKLDDLMVWIPSRIVLITLPFCCKTNTSILKTISNSWKEGIVDSSPNSGISEAIFAYCAEVRMGGVNYYKGVKVIKPIVAMSYPIASIDSVKRILNLSLRLQIVWIIVFTLIIKFINL
- a CDS encoding ATP-dependent Clp protease proteolytic subunit — translated: MPIGTPSVPYRLPGSQFERWVDIYTRLGAERILFLGQEVNDGIANSLVAQMLYLDSEDSSKPIYLYINSPGGSVTAGLAIYDTMKYVKSDVVTICVGLAASMGAFLLSAGTKGKRLALPHSRIMIHQPLGGTAQRQASDIEIEAREILRIKEMLNKSMAEMTGQTYEKIEKDTDRDYFLSAEEAKNYGLIDRVITHPSES